In Eupeodes corollae chromosome 3, idEupCoro1.1, whole genome shotgun sequence, a single genomic region encodes these proteins:
- the LOC129951696 gene encoding protein MCM10 homolog: MSPTSQPFESKDDDDDIFALEKLLAAAEADEIKSASQAARTPATNPASSQAVAPRLIEDSSFAEAFSYDIDATVMDKANKASAIHHEEMDSSDDEDVQNFLERKYNEYGRDINKKLKQQNEAKHEAAVTQAVAQAIRQPISTDVAAFPEKPTVQRKSYAANNNIKKVVKPNSDTVIQNPITNYMKPELSVFTDPVFGLRMVNPLVSSTGLKDRMAGRTPIPFSALAYHTQRGDLNKDWVIAGVVVSKSPVKTSKTGSQFSIWKLSDLKGDMKLASIFMFRTAHKNLWKTATGMCIAVLNPSVLDKRAESGDIACLSIDTDKKVMILGQSKDLGTCKARKKNGDLCSQTVNLGNCDYCIFHMKQEYSKMSQRSELQSSTAGRGLNELRNKILGKSEVFYAGQSFTAIPAKKSAKLAAKDSQRLMNLSEYAVSPNNASINHASSPKQVQAVPYAARGGPISKIACNVEANKKQRLKDIERLKILQMESEKFASVNSSNTSVATPEQNSEDKTKETSPPAAVPEKFKNCQFSFANKTPQLSRENFCIEVTVGEKRADLAKLKAMQLLKKKPLAKSNPNFIKHRGTTEGKRRAIDELNEKFGTESKRQKLDEEQREIDRKTRIQKIMEATSSHTNLVDSRELQEQEKYFNKLEKKEALEEKMLNTFKMPCKAVICVQCKYTAFSAADRCKEERHQLKVIDTEKRFYQCKDCGNRTATVHKLPKTSCKNCKGSRWERAAMIRERKVDNGREMLSIRGDEEMFMGTITSKANLNLLVPEE, from the coding sequence ATGAGTCCTACTTCACAACCCTTCGAATCAAAAGATGACGACGATGATATTTTTGCATTGGAAAAACTACTTGCAGCTGCAGAAGCAGATGAAATAAAATCGGCATCCCAAGCAGCCAGAACTCCTGCAACAAATCCTGCATCGAGTCAAGCCGTCGCACCTCGTCTCATAGAAGATAGTTCCTTTGCTGAAGCCTTTAGCTATGACATCGACGCAACTGTCATGGATAAGGCAAATAAGGCGTCAGCTATACACCATGAAGAAATGGATTCATCCGACGACGAAGACGTCCAGAATTTCCTCGAACGCAAGTACAATGAGTATGGAAGggatatcaacaaaaaattaaaacagcaaAATGAAGCAAAGCACGAAGCGGCGGTAACGCAGGCAGTTGCCCAAGCCATTAGACAACCAATTTCAACGGATGTGGCTGCTTTTCCAGAAAAACCAACCGTGCAACGAAAGTCATATGCGGCtaataataacataaaaaagGTTGTTAAGCCCAACTCTGACACAGTGATTCAGAACCCAATAACTAATTACATGAAACCAGAACTTTCAGTCTTTACTGATCCTGTATTTGGACTAAGAATGGTTAATCCTCTTGTATCAAGTACTGGACTAAAAGATCGTATGGCCGGCAGAACACCGATACCATTTTCAGCTCTTGCCTACCATACTCAGCGTGGTGACTTGAACAAAGACTGGGTAATAGCTGGGGTTGTTGTTAGCAAAAGTCCtgtaaaaacatcaaaaacggGTTCACAGTTCTCCATTTGGAAACTTTCTGATTTAAAAGGGGATATGAAACTGGCGTCAATATTTATGTTTAGAACTGCTCATAAAAACCTTTGGAAGACGGCTACTGGAATGTGTATAGCAGTTCTAAATCCAAGTGTATTGGACAAAAGGGCAGAGAGTGGTGATATTGCTTGCCTCTCTATAGACACAGATAAGAAAGTAATGATTTTGGGTCAATCGAAAGATTTAGGGACATGCAAAGCTAGAAAGAAGAATGGCGATCTCTGTTCCCAAACTGTCAATTTAGGCAACTGTGATTATTGTATTTTCCATATGAAACAGGAGTATAGCAAAATGTCCCAACGATCGGAGTTGCAATCTAGTACAGCCGGTAGAGGATTAAATGAGTTGCGGAACAAGATCCTTGGCAAAAGTGAAGTTTTCTATGCTGGCCAGTCATTCACAGCGATCCCGGCCAAAAAAAGTGCTAAGCTGGCTGCCAAAGATTCACAGAGACTTATGAATCTATCCGAATATGCGGTTTCCCCTAATAACGCCAGCATAAATCATGCATCTTCGCCAAAGCAAGTGCAAGCTGTCCCTTATGCCGCTAGAGGAGGTCCTATTTCAAAGATCGCCTGCAACGTAGAGGCGAACAAAAAACAACGCCTGAAGGACATTGAACgtttgaaaattcttcaaatgGAATCCGAAAAATTTGCGTCTGTTAATTCTTCGAATACATCTGTTGCTACTCCTGAGCAAAACTCCGAAGACAAAACAAAGGAGACAAGTCCCCCAGCTGCAGTGccagagaaatttaaaaattgtcaatttagcTTCGCGAATAAAACTCCACAGCTGAGTCGTGAGAATTTTTGCATTGAAGTAACTGTTGGCGAGAAACGAGCGGACTTGGCTAAGTTAAAGGCAATGCAGCTACTAAAGAAAAAGCCACTAGCAAAGTCAAATCCCAATTTTATCAAACATCGGGGCACTACCGAAGGTAAAAGGCGGGCCATCGATGAACTTAATGAAAAGTTCGGTACGGAATCTAAAAGACAAAAGCTAGATGAAGAACAGCGCGAAATCGACCGAAAAACACGAATTCAAAAAATCATGGAAGCAACATCATCGCATACCAATTTGGTGGACTCTCGAGAACTTCAGGAAcaagaaaaatactttaataaacTTGAAAAGAAGGAAGCTTTAGAAGAGAAGATGCTAAATACCTTCAAAATGCCCTGCAAAGCTGTTATTTGCGTTCAATGCAAATATACTGCGTTTTCTGCTGCTGATCGTTGCAAAGAGGAACGGCATCAGCTGAAAGTTATTGACACAGAGAAAAGATTTTATCAATGCAAAGATTGTGGTAATCGAACAGCCACGGTACACAAGCTGCCCAAAACAAGTTGTAAGAACTGTAAGGGGTCGCGGTGGGAGCGAGCTGCAATGATTCGGGAAAGAAAGGTTGACAATGGAAGAGAAATGTTGTCGATTAGAGGTGACGAGGAAATGTTTATGGGTACTATTACCAGTAAGGCGAATTTAAATCTACTTGTGCCAGAAGAGTAg